CCGTAAATGGCAGGTCCCGCTGGCAACCAAAGAGGCAGAACTCCTTGTGAGTCGAGCGGTTGAAGAGCATATTGCTGCGCTGCTGAACGACCCACTAAGCAACGGTGTGACGACGGCCTCTCGTCTGTTGCAGATTGCCGAGCATGTCAATCTCAGGATCAATCTGTGGCGTGCACAGACTCTTTTTGTGCAGGTGTGTCGCCGACATTTGCATGAACTATTGATGCGAAGAGGAGTAAATGAGGCAGTCGCGCGACAATTAGCCGCCTTGCGTCGCCTTGGAGAGCAACTTCGTTTTGCGGTGGTTGAGGATATTCCGCTCGACGCGTGGGCATCGGGGTAAATCTTTCTCGCCCATGTGGCTCCCTCCGAGTTTTTCCGCTAAATCAGACCCGAGAACATTCGTACACTTTACGCTACAGACTTCTCTGAGAGGCCCTTCGTTTCACTCAGGGTGACAGCGCGAGTGTATGAATTTTTTGTGATCCGATTTAGTACAGAAAAATCTCACACAGGAGGTAGCGATGACCTGGATCAAGACAGTTCCCCCGTCGGAGAGCGAGCGAGTCAAAGAAGTCCTGCAAAAGCTGAACAATCTTTACCCCAAAGAGTACGATAACGCCCACCGCCATGAGCGACAGCTTCCTGACCTCGTCAAAAATGACAGCATCATGCGGTCGCACTCACTGATTCCTGATGCCATGTATCATGCCTTCGCGGCGTTTGGCTCAGCAATGGACCCAAGCTTGCCGTTGACGCGCCGTCAGCATGAAATGATTGCTACGGTCGTCTCAACACTCAATCGTTGTTTTTATTGAATCGAATCGCACGCAGAGTTTCTGCGGACAGTGAGTTTAGATACCGAGTTGGTGGCTGCGCTCAAACAAGACTGGCGGACGGCTACGCTTGACGAGCGCGATACCGCAATGTTGACCTTTGTTGAAAAGCTGACCAAAAACCCGTCGACCATGTGGCGTGATGATATGGATACGCTCCGCAGGGTTGGATTCGATGACACCGGGATTCTGCAGATCACACTGATCACGTCGTTTTTTAACTACATCAATCGAGTGGCGGACGCGTTGGGAGTAGGGCGGGAGTAAGTGTTTTCCCGCTACGTCCTTTATGTTACCTTCCCAAGTCCGCGCTCAATGCGACGAGCGAGATCCCAACGTATGCAAGGAGAGTAGGTCATGTCTGAGCACGTGGAAAAGGTGCCAACATACGACATCCCATCATCGATCAAAGGAACGACGACGATAACGCCCGAGCTGTATGTGCAGCTCTATCAGCGCTCGATTCAAGACCCAGAAAATTTCTGGGCTGAGCAGTCAGAGAAATTTGTTACCTGGTTCAAGAAATGGGACAAGATTCTTGAGTGGGATTTCCACAAAGCCGATGTGAAATGGTTTATCGGTGGCAAACTCAACGTGTCCTACAATTGCCTGGACCGCCATGTCGAAGCTGGTGCTGGTGGGCAGACGGCGATTATCTGGCAAGGCAATGACGCTGGTGAATCCCGTAAACTCACGTACGCAGAGCTGCTGGCGCAGGTGTGTCAGTTTGCCAATGCGTTGAAGGCGCTGGGAGTAAAGAAAGGTGACCGCGTCTGCATTTATATGCAGATGGTGCCGGAGCTGGCTGTTGCCATGTTGGCATGCACGCGTATTGGCGCGGTCCATTCTGTTGTGTTTGGTGCCTTCTCCGCGGAGTCGTTGCGCGATCGCATTCAGGACTCGACCTGTAAAGTGCTGATTACGCAAGACACGGCTTTACGTGGCGCGAAGAACGACATTCCGATGAAGGCCAATGCCGATGAGGCGCTTGAACATTGTCCATCGATCGAGAAGGTGGTGGTAGTTCGTCGCACTGGTCATAAGGTGGCGATGAAGTCTGGCCGCGATGTGTGGTGGGACGAACTGGTGCCATCGCAAGCAACAACGTGTGCACCTGCACACATGGATGCGGAAGATCCATTGTTCATTCTTTATACGTCAGGCTCGACTGGGAAGCCGAAAGGCGTGCTGCATACCACTGGTGGTTATCTGACGCATGTGTCCATCACGCACAGATACATTTTCGATTATCGCCCTGGCGATATTTATTGGTGCACAGCGGATTGTGGTTGGGTGACGGGACATAGCTACGTGGTCTATGGGCCACTTTCAAATCGTGCGACGACCATCATGTTTGAAGGAGTACCGAACTATCCCGACTTCGGTCGCTTCTGGGAAGTGGTTGAGCAACACAGAGTGAACATCATTTACACCGCGCCGACAGCGTTGCGCGCACTGATGAAAGAAGGAGATTCCTGGCCGAATAAGTACAATCTCTCCAGCTTGCGTGTGCTCGGCACCGTGGGTGAGCCGATCAAAAGCCCAGAGTGGCATTGGTACTTCCAGGTGATTGGCAAAGAAAAAGCACCGATTGTCGATACCTGGTGGCAGACTGAGACTGGTGGGATTCTCATTACACCACTACCTGGCGCGATTAAAACGAAACCCGGCTCAGCGACGTTACCGTTCTTTGGCGTGCAGCCGTGCTTGGTTGATGACCAGGGCACTGAACTGCACGGCAATGGCATCTCCGGGAATCTGTGTATCAAGTTTCCATGGCCCGGGATTATGCGCACGGTGTACGGTGATCACGAGCGGTTCCGTCAAACTTATTTCGCACTGTATCCCGGCAAGTATTTTACCGGTGATGGTTGTCGCCGCGATGAAGATGGCTATTACTGGATCACTGGTCGTGTCGATGATGTGATCAACGTTTCTGGTCACCGTATTGGTACGGCAGAGGTTGAAGGTGCGATTGGTAGACATCCTTCTGTCGCTGAAGCTGCCGTGGTTGGCATGCCGCATGACCTCAAAGGGCAGGGGATCTATGCCTTCGTAACTCTGAAGACGGGGCAACAAGTAACGACAAGTCTGAATAAGGAGATCAACGACACAGTCCGGCGTGAGATTGGTCCGCACGCGACCCCAGATAAAATCCAATTTACTGATGGTTTACCAAAAACCCGCAGTGGCAAGATCATGCGTCGTATCTTACGCAAAATCGGTGAAGGCGCGATTGATCAACTTGGTGATACGTCGACACTGGCTGACCCGTCGGTGGTGGATCAACTAGTAGCTGGAAGACAATAGCCTGCTAATGGACAATTAAAAATTAAGAATTAAAAATGAAAAATTAGGAAGAACAATCTCTTTCTTCTCCCCTAATCCCAATTTTTAATTCTACATTTTTCATTTTTAATTATTTTCCTATGTTGCGATTTTACAACACTCTCTCTGGCAAAGACGAAGAATTCACCCCGTTCATACCCGGCAAAGTGCGCATGTATGTGTGCGGCGTGACCGTCTATGATCGTTCGCATATCGGTCATGCGCGGGCGATGGTGACGTTTGATGTTGTCTATCGTTATTTGAAGTTTCTTGGATACGACGTGACGTTTATCCGTAACTTTACTGATGTCGATGACAAGATCATCAACCGCGCCACTGAACGAGGGATTACCTCGCAGGAACTATCTGAGCAGTACATTCAGGAGTTCAACGAAGATACACAAGCGCTTGGTTGTCAGCCGCCAACATACGAGCCTCGAGCGACGCAGCATATTCCTGAGATGATCACCATCATTCAGGAACTCGAAGCCAAGGGGCTTGCGTATGCGGCAGACGGCGACGTGTACTTTGCCGTTGATAAGTTTCCGACGTATGGCAAACTCTCGCATCGTCGCCTCGACGATATGATGGCTGGTGCGCGCATCGAGGTGGATGAACGCAAACATCATCCGATGGATTTTGCCCTGTGGAAATCCAGCAAGCCGGGAGAACCAACGTGGGACAGTCCCTGGGGACCAGGCCGCCCAGGTTGGCACATCGAGTGCTCGGCAATGAGCAGCAAATATCTTGGGCAACCGTTCGATATTCATGGTGGTGGCTCAGATCTGATCTTTCCCCATCATGAGAACGAAATCGCGCAATCGGAAGGTGCGAAAGGCACTGAGTTCGCTCGCTACTGGCTGCACAATGGTATGGTAAGCGTCGAGCATGAGAAGATGTCGAAGTCCCTTGGCAACTTTCTGACGATCAAAGATGCGCTGACGAAAACCACTCCAGAAGTGTTACGCTACGTGTTACTCTCAACCCACTATCGCATGCCCCTCGATTTCTCGATGCAAAAGGTCGAAGAAGCTGAGAAAGGGCTCACGCGGATCTACGAAACGCTTGCTCGTGTTGATGCAGTAGTGGGCCTTTCTTATCAAACCAATCAACCCCGAACTGCGAACTCCGAACTCGATAAACGTTTTCGTGAAGCAATGGACGATGACTGCAATACCGCGCGCGCACTAGGCGTTGTCTTTGAATCCATTCGTGAGCTGAATCGCTCGCTTGATGCTGGACAAACGGCTGACCTTGCTGCTACACGAGCTGGACTTACGGCGATTGCTTCCGTGCTTGGCATCATGAACGAAGTGCCCACGCAATTTCTTGAAGCCCAGAAGCAACGTGGACTGACGCAATCTGAACTTACTCCCGAGAAGATCGAAGTACTGATTGCCGAACGCGCTGCCGCCCGTAAAGCCAAAAACTTCAAACGCGGCGACGAGATTCGTGACCAGCTTGCTGCACAAGGAGTGATTCTTAAGGACTCGCCAACTGGAACCACCTGGACAATGGAAAGCGGGCGGAAGGTCTAAGTCGTAGAGAGTGTGGTTGCGTTCCATAGAGGAAGGGAAGATGGTTACGATGAACCCAATAACAGAATCCGCTGAAGAAGGATTTGCGCAAGACAAGAAGGACTATTGGGCAATGCGAGAAGACCTACTGGCCAAATATACCGGAAAGTGGGTTGCCGTGCATAAAGGGCAGGTTGTCGCGGTCGGGGATGATCCGCTGTCGATTATGGAGAATGCGCTTGCGAAAGACGGTTACGCATACACCAACAAAGTTGGAGAAGAAGATCGGATTGTCATCCGGCAGCGGCGTCGGTCATTCAGCTATGACGACACCTATGCTCCTACGGCGTTGCCTCGGATCACTGCGACGTTGTTCCACCTTGTTCCACCGTCGCTGCTTTTGAACACTCCAGCACCAAATGTTCCTACGTACAAGGTTGTTGGCACGAGTGGATCGATAGCGATGGTACTAACTAAGTGATCGTTGAAGCCTGTGGAGAGGCGAGCTCAGTTTGTTCCGCCGTCGGTGCTTTTGGAGAGACCACTCGTCGTTACTGCATAAAGCGTGTTCGGTTGTTGAGGATCGATCGTGAGGCGCCAGAGGCTTGTGTTTAGTACGACCCAGTTGTTTCCCCCATCCGTGGTTTTGAATGTCTTTCCCTCCTCGGTGCCTGCATAGAGCGTTCCCCCGAGACTGTAGGATGGGCGACCAGCGTAGTGATCTTGGCTGGCTCGGGCCCGTGCGTCGTCCAGCGGTTGACTCCGGCGTGAGTAGATGATGCTGCAAAGAGGATAAGCAGAACGATGCTGAGGATGCATGCCAATGTCACCCGAGCCATGTAACTATGTGTGCAAAATCATACCTTCGTGGGTAGGGTTTCCTTTAACGAATCGGTTGAGAGATTGCTCCGTTGTTTTGTTCGTTCATTTCTAAGAGTTCGTTATGAGGATCAACATTGGCGTATAACGCTTGTCCTTGCATGGAGGCTCCTGGAGGGAGAGAAAAGTTTATTTTGATCGTCATCTTCTTTCCTGCTTTCAGTGCGGGAATATTGAATGGTCCAGCCCAGGAACTGACTCCAAAGACCGATATCCGAAATGAAAAAGATGAAACTATTGCATCTCGAACTCCTTGGTTCTTCACCACCAAAGATCCTTTTATTGTACAACGTCGCAGCTCCTCTGAGCCTTTGCACTTTTCTTTTAGGGGATTCCAGAAACCAACGAGGTCAGGACCTGGAGCTGCAACAACGGTTGTAACAACAACTGCCGTGTTGTTGTCGGTTCGTGGATCAGGTTCGAGGCCGCTAACAGTTGCGATGTTGCGAACCTCTCCCGTTATTCCTGAAATTTTTGGTTTCACTACCAGAGCCAAGGTTGCAGTTTTCCCAATACCTAGAGTTCCGAGATCGCATGCGATGGCATGTTGTCCTCTACAAGTGCCTTGGTTGTGGATAGCTGAAACAAGTGTCATGTCCCGTGGTAGGGTATTTCGAATGGTGACTTCAGTGGCAGTAGACGGCCCGTTATTGGTGACGACGAAGGTATAGGTAAGGGGATCTCCCGTCTGAACTGGGTCGGGAATATCGCTTTGCGTGATTGAAAGATCGGCAGACTCACTGCCCATGTCAAGGGCAAAAGCGCTTCCGTTCCCGACGGTTGCGTAGAGAGTGTTCGGGATTAATGGATTGATGGTTAATGCAGTCACCCATTTGTTGACCAGCCCCGAGTTGAGCGTAGCCCAACTCGCACCTGCGTCTGTACTTCGGTACACGCCTTCCCCATTAAGGCCAATGTAGAGAATTTTCGAATTCAGTGGATCGATGGCGAAAGCGGAAATGACGGAATAGTTCCCTTCGGGATTCAATCGCACAGCGGCATCCAATGAGGTCCATGTCATACCGCCATCCACACTTCGAGCAAACTGCTCCCCAAAAGCGTATATCGTGGTTGGAGTCTGTGGGTCGAAGACGAGGGTTCCACCAATAACTGCCGATGTTAGAAAGTTCCAGCTTGCACCACCATCTGTGCTTGTGAAGACGCCTTTTGCAGTTGTGGCGTAGATAAGGGATGGAGTACGAGGATGGATAGCTAACCTCAACACGAAGGTTCCGCTGAGATCAGAGAGAAAGGATACAGTGGTCCAATGATTCCCACCGTCGATACTTTTCTGCAACTGTGGCGGGGTTCGACTGGAAGGGATCGCGATAAGATAGAGGGTGGTCGGGATCATGGGGTCAACGGTGAATGCAGAGAACCACGTATCAGAAAAAATAGTAGTCCAAGTTTTTCCTCCATCCACACTCTTGACGATGGAAGGAGGGAATGGCGAGCTTCGTGAGTCAACCACTGCATACAAAGATGGGGGTACGGTTGGCGCAATGACGAGACGTGTCACGAGCGCGCTCTCGAGAGCTACGACAGACTCTACCCACGTTTCGCCATTGTTTGTGCTGGTGAAAAGCGTAGAACCCGAAGTAGCATACAGTGTGGACGAGTTGCCCTCGACAGCGAATTGGAGAATCGGTTTAGTACGTAAGCCACTATTGAGTCGTGTTGATACGGTTCCATCGCTTGAAACCTTTACTACCCCATTATCAGTACCGAGATACACGAACGTCGATGGACCTATATCTGGTGTGACAATATTAACCATATCAGCATTCGTCCCGAAACGGCTCCACGACTGACCTTCGTCGGTACTTCGAAACGCGCCACGTGAAGTACCGAGCAGCAGCGTTTGTGGTAGAGTTGGAGCAATTGCTAGAGAGATAATGTATCCGTCATCGGTAGGGCTCTGACTGACTAGTATCCAGCTTGTTCCGCCATCAGCACTTTTGAGAATGCCCCCTGCATTATAGGCATAAACGAGTCCTGATGCCGCAAAGACAAAACGGACCTCGTTGTTGGCTACTGTGGCAATATCAAGGTTGATTTGTTGCCAACTCTGGTCACCATCGTTGCTCTTAAATGCGCTGGGGGTGCTGCACGGCGGGCGCTGCTCTCCACAAGGGAAAAAATGGAATGTCCCAACATAGAGAATCCGCGGGTTAGTTGGATCAAGCGCGAGTGTACGAATGTCAGTATCAAGAAGTGATGGGCTGTTTACCCGAGTCCAGTTTGCTGCCCCGTCAGCACTCTTAAACAATCCTTGAGTGGTACCGGCATATAGCGTTGTTGGGGTAAGTGGATCTATGGCAAGAGCTGTAATGGCTCCAACGAATTGATCAGGGAAGCCGTTATTCATCGGAGCCCAACTTGCTCCGCCATTTGTACTTTTAAACACGGACTGAAAAGTCGCAGCGTAGAGTATTGCTGGCGCGTGGGGATCAATGACTATGGTGTGAATAGCATTATCCTCAAGCCCCGCATTGGCGGGTCGCCAATGCGCTCCACTGTTATTGCTCTTGAAAACTCCACTTCCAGAAATGCCAATATAGATGGTGGTTGGCGTTTGCGGATCAATAACGAAGGCCGTTACCGATCCTCCCTCTGGGCCAATGGCAGTCCACCGATTCACCCCAGCATGGATAGTCGAGGCCGTAACGAGAACAAACACGAGGGCACCTATGGTATTGGTCAACGCAACACGTAACACGTAAAACAGTAAGTCGTGACTCATCGTTTCCTCTGTGAAAGTCGCTGCTGGTGTTCTGTCTTCTGATACTAACGAAATTCACTCACCTTTGGTTGACACCTCTCGGGGTGAAATTGCAATTTTTTTTTGTTTCCGTTAAGTCGAAAGCACTTCACGAGTTATGTGTACCCATAGGTGAAACGCCCTCTTCCGAATCGCCGTGTTATTGTTCTCACCCATCCCCTCCTGCCCTGGCCACGACGGTTGTTACGGTGGCTGCTGCAGGTCGTTCTGGGCTTCTATCTGGCGTGTGTGTTGGGATTGTTCTATCTCAAGTGGTTTCCGCCACTGACCACCACCGTACAAATGCAACGCCGCATTGAGGCCTTCTCGCTGGCAGAACCATACACCAAGCGGTACCGTTTCGTGCCATTGGACGAGTTGTCCCCGCATATTGTGCATGCTGCCGTTGCCAGTGAAGATGCGCGCTTTTTTGATCATGGTGGCATCGATTGGCGAGAACTCGGCGTCATCTTCGACAAAGCTCAACGTTCAGGTCATGTCAGCCGCGGCGGCTCGACCATCACGCAACAGCTAGTGAAGAATCTTTTTCTCACTACTCACCGTTCATTCGTACGAAAAGCCTTGGAGTTTGCCCTGACTCCCCTGGCCGAGTTGATACTGACGAAAGACCGCATCTTGGAACTCTATCTGAATGTGATCGAATGGGGGCCTGGAGTGTATGGTGCTGAAGCCGTTGCACAATTCTACTATAATACCTCGGCGAAACACCTGACCCGTGACCAAGCGGCGCGGCTTGTTGCCTGTCTCCCCGCGCCGTTAGAGCGTCGACCGCAAGAGATGGACGAACGTGCCGCCGATGTCAATGAGCGCATGCGCGATATGGGATGGTAGCTACGCATGTGTCCGTATGTGAGGTGCTGATCACTTTCAGTTTTCTTGACGCTCAAACAATGTGAGAGTAGTCTAAGCCTTCCTCCTCTTCTCTCTCTTCTTCTGGTGCTTGATCTTCTTCCGCCGGTGTCCGTGAACTATTTTGTCTTCACGATAGGAAAGAACGAGGTTCATATGCGTTGTCGAACG
The Deltaproteobacteria bacterium genome window above contains:
- a CDS encoding peroxidase, with product MSLDTELVAALKQDWRTATLDERDTAMLTFVEKLTKNPSTMWRDDMDTLRRVGFDDTGILQITLITSFFNYINRVADALGVGRE
- the acs gene encoding acetate--CoA ligase is translated as MSEHVEKVPTYDIPSSIKGTTTITPELYVQLYQRSIQDPENFWAEQSEKFVTWFKKWDKILEWDFHKADVKWFIGGKLNVSYNCLDRHVEAGAGGQTAIIWQGNDAGESRKLTYAELLAQVCQFANALKALGVKKGDRVCIYMQMVPELAVAMLACTRIGAVHSVVFGAFSAESLRDRIQDSTCKVLITQDTALRGAKNDIPMKANADEALEHCPSIEKVVVVRRTGHKVAMKSGRDVWWDELVPSQATTCAPAHMDAEDPLFILYTSGSTGKPKGVLHTTGGYLTHVSITHRYIFDYRPGDIYWCTADCGWVTGHSYVVYGPLSNRATTIMFEGVPNYPDFGRFWEVVEQHRVNIIYTAPTALRALMKEGDSWPNKYNLSSLRVLGTVGEPIKSPEWHWYFQVIGKEKAPIVDTWWQTETGGILITPLPGAIKTKPGSATLPFFGVQPCLVDDQGTELHGNGISGNLCIKFPWPGIMRTVYGDHERFRQTYFALYPGKYFTGDGCRRDEDGYYWITGRVDDVINVSGHRIGTAEVEGAIGRHPSVAEAAVVGMPHDLKGQGIYAFVTLKTGQQVTTSLNKEINDTVRREIGPHATPDKIQFTDGLPKTRSGKIMRRILRKIGEGAIDQLGDTSTLADPSVVDQLVAGRQ
- a CDS encoding cysteine--tRNA ligase, producing MLRFYNTLSGKDEEFTPFIPGKVRMYVCGVTVYDRSHIGHARAMVTFDVVYRYLKFLGYDVTFIRNFTDVDDKIINRATERGITSQELSEQYIQEFNEDTQALGCQPPTYEPRATQHIPEMITIIQELEAKGLAYAADGDVYFAVDKFPTYGKLSHRRLDDMMAGARIEVDERKHHPMDFALWKSSKPGEPTWDSPWGPGRPGWHIECSAMSSKYLGQPFDIHGGGSDLIFPHHENEIAQSEGAKGTEFARYWLHNGMVSVEHEKMSKSLGNFLTIKDALTKTTPEVLRYVLLSTHYRMPLDFSMQKVEEAEKGLTRIYETLARVDAVVGLSYQTNQPRTANSELDKRFREAMDDDCNTARALGVVFESIRELNRSLDAGQTADLAATRAGLTAIASVLGIMNEVPTQFLEAQKQRGLTQSELTPEKIEVLIAERAAARKAKNFKRGDEIRDQLAAQGVILKDSPTGTTWTMESGRKV
- a CDS encoding DUF11 domain-containing protein; translation: MSHDLLFYVLRVALTNTIGALVFVLVTASTIHAGVNRWTAIGPEGGSVTAFVIDPQTPTTIYIGISGSGVFKSNNSGAHWRPANAGLEDNAIHTIVIDPHAPAILYAATFQSVFKSTNGGASWAPMNNGFPDQFVGAITALAIDPLTPTTLYAGTTQGLFKSADGAANWTRVNSPSLLDTDIRTLALDPTNPRILYVGTFHFFPCGEQRPPCSTPSAFKSNDGDQSWQQINLDIATVANNEVRFVFAASGLVYAYNAGGILKSADGGTSWILVSQSPTDDGYIISLAIAPTLPQTLLLGTSRGAFRSTDEGQSWSRFGTNADMVNIVTPDIGPSTFVYLGTDNGVVKVSSDGTVSTRLNSGLRTKPILQFAVEGNSSTLYATSGSTLFTSTNNGETWVESVVALESALVTRLVIAPTVPPSLYAVVDSRSSPFPPSIVKSVDGGKTWTTIFSDTWFSAFTVDPMIPTTLYLIAIPSSRTPPQLQKSIDGGNHWTTVSFLSDLSGTFVLRLAIHPRTPSLIYATTAKGVFTSTDGGASWNFLTSAVIGGTLVFDPQTPTTIYAFGEQFARSVDGGMTWTSLDAAVRLNPEGNYSVISAFAIDPLNSKILYIGLNGEGVYRSTDAGASWATLNSGLVNKWVTALTINPLIPNTLYATVGNGSAFALDMGSESADLSITQSDIPDPVQTGDPLTYTFVVTNNGPSTATEVTIRNTLPRDMTLVSAIHNQGTCRGQHAIACDLGTLGIGKTATLALVVKPKISGITGEVRNIATVSGLEPDPRTDNNTAVVVTTVVAAPGPDLVGFWNPLKEKCKGSEELRRCTIKGSLVVKNQGVRDAIVSSFSFRISVFGVSSWAGPFNIPALKAGKKMTIKINFSLPPGASMQGQALYANVDPHNELLEMNEQNNGAISQPIR
- the mtgA gene encoding monofunctional biosynthetic peptidoglycan transglycosylase, with the protein product MLRWLLQVVLGFYLACVLGLFYLKWFPPLTTTVQMQRRIEAFSLAEPYTKRYRFVPLDELSPHIVHAAVASEDARFFDHGGIDWRELGVIFDKAQRSGHVSRGGSTITQQLVKNLFLTTHRSFVRKALEFALTPLAELILTKDRILELYLNVIEWGPGVYGAEAVAQFYYNTSAKHLTRDQAARLVACLPAPLERRPQEMDERAADVNERMRDMGW